The Frondihabitans australicus genome includes a region encoding these proteins:
- a CDS encoding M13 family metallopeptidase, whose protein sequence is MTDVSAPSGILTDALDPAVRPQDDLFRHVNGKWIAATEIPEDKARWGSFYVLAEAAEKAVREIIDESQKAEPGTEARKVGDLFASFLDEEKVESLGRAPIEALLASVDGVSSVDELLRTVGSFELQGVSGFLQLFVDNDPGDPERYMVFLEQGGLGLPDESYYRDEKFEGIVTAYRSFVETMLGLAGSESSAESAARVVDLETAIAKQHWDNVTTRDSDKTYNLLPWGDVAALSETDGVDFTVWRDAVGAPEGVFDELVVREPSFVTGLASLLTAERLDAWRDWLRWQIVRSFAAYLSSDFVKANFEFYGKTLTGTPVQRARWKRGVSLVEGAMGEAVGKIYVERHFAEEAKVTMDALVANLVEAYRQSVTALAWMTDETKARALDKLDKFTPKIGYPVKWRDYSTLEIDAGDLVGNVRATAVFGFHRELGKIGKPIDRDEWFMTPQTINAYYNPGFNEIVFPAAILQFPFFDESRDAAANYGAIGAVIGHEIGHGFDDQGAKYDGDGKLTDWWTPADKEAFEKLTKSLIEQYDVLEPAQTPGHHVNGALTIGENIGDLGGLSIAWKAYLISLDGEEPPVVDGLTGAQRFFLSWAQAWQMKIRDEEAVRLLSIDPHSPNEFRCNQIVRNIDEFYGAFDVKETDGLWLPEASRVTIW, encoded by the coding sequence ATGACCGACGTCTCCGCACCCTCCGGAATCCTCACCGACGCTCTCGACCCCGCCGTCCGCCCGCAGGACGACCTCTTCCGCCACGTCAACGGCAAGTGGATCGCGGCGACCGAGATCCCCGAAGACAAGGCGCGCTGGGGCTCGTTCTACGTCCTCGCCGAGGCCGCCGAGAAGGCCGTCCGCGAGATCATCGACGAGTCGCAGAAGGCCGAGCCCGGCACCGAGGCCCGCAAGGTCGGCGACCTCTTCGCGAGCTTCCTCGACGAAGAGAAGGTCGAGTCGCTGGGCAGGGCGCCGATCGAGGCTCTGCTCGCGAGCGTCGACGGGGTGTCGAGCGTCGACGAGCTCCTGCGCACCGTCGGCTCGTTCGAGCTGCAGGGCGTCTCGGGGTTCCTGCAGCTGTTCGTCGACAACGACCCCGGCGACCCCGAGCGGTACATGGTCTTCCTCGAGCAGGGCGGCCTGGGCCTGCCCGACGAGTCGTACTACCGCGACGAGAAGTTCGAAGGCATCGTCACGGCGTACCGCTCGTTCGTCGAGACGATGCTGGGCCTCGCAGGATCCGAGAGCTCGGCCGAGAGCGCCGCTCGCGTCGTCGACCTCGAGACCGCGATCGCCAAGCAGCACTGGGACAACGTCACGACCCGCGACAGCGACAAGACGTACAACCTGCTGCCCTGGGGTGACGTCGCCGCGCTCAGCGAGACCGACGGCGTCGACTTCACGGTCTGGCGCGACGCCGTGGGCGCGCCGGAGGGCGTGTTCGACGAGCTCGTCGTGCGCGAGCCGTCGTTCGTCACGGGCCTGGCGTCGCTCCTCACCGCCGAGCGCCTCGACGCCTGGCGCGACTGGCTGCGCTGGCAGATCGTCCGGTCGTTCGCCGCCTACCTCTCGAGCGACTTCGTGAAGGCCAACTTCGAGTTCTACGGCAAGACCCTCACCGGCACCCCGGTGCAGCGGGCCCGGTGGAAGCGCGGCGTCTCGCTCGTCGAGGGCGCCATGGGCGAGGCCGTCGGCAAGATCTACGTCGAGCGCCACTTCGCCGAGGAGGCGAAGGTGACGATGGACGCCCTCGTCGCCAACCTGGTCGAGGCCTACCGGCAGAGCGTCACGGCGCTCGCCTGGATGACCGACGAGACCAAGGCGCGCGCGCTCGACAAGCTCGACAAGTTCACGCCGAAGATCGGCTACCCGGTGAAGTGGCGCGACTACTCGACGCTCGAGATCGACGCCGGCGACCTCGTCGGCAACGTGCGGGCGACCGCCGTCTTCGGGTTCCACCGCGAGCTGGGCAAGATCGGCAAGCCGATCGACCGCGACGAGTGGTTCATGACGCCGCAGACGATCAACGCGTACTACAACCCCGGCTTCAACGAGATCGTCTTCCCCGCCGCGATCCTGCAGTTCCCGTTCTTCGACGAGTCGCGCGACGCGGCGGCCAACTACGGCGCCATCGGGGCCGTCATCGGCCACGAGATCGGCCACGGCTTCGACGACCAGGGCGCGAAGTATGACGGCGACGGCAAGCTCACCGACTGGTGGACGCCCGCCGACAAGGAGGCCTTCGAGAAGCTCACGAAGTCGCTCATCGAGCAGTACGACGTGCTCGAGCCCGCGCAGACGCCCGGCCACCATGTCAACGGCGCCCTCACGATCGGCGAGAACATCGGCGACCTCGGCGGCCTCTCGATCGCCTGGAAGGCCTACCTCATCTCGCTCGACGGCGAGGAGCCCCCTGTCGTCGACGGGCTCACCGGTGCTCAGCGCTTCTTCCTCAGCTGGGCTCAGGCCTGGCAGATGAAGATCCGCGACGAGGAGGCCGTGCGCCTCCTGTCGATCGACCCGCACTCGCCCAACGAGTTCCGCTGCAACCAGATCGTCCGCAACATCGACGAGTTCTACGGCGCCTTCGACGTCAAGGAGACCGACGGGCTCTGGCTGCCCGAGGCCTCGCGCGTCACGATCTGGTAG
- a CDS encoding MATE family efflux transporter — protein sequence MPALGALVAEPLFLLTDTALVGHLGAAPLAGLGVASVVLQTALGLLIFLAYATTPAVARRLGAGDRAGAIRAGVDGLWFALGVGAVLLVAGLLTARPLVDAFDIDTAARAEAVTYLSISVLGLPFMLLVVAATGLLRGLQDTRTPLVVATAGFAVNAGLNALLIYGFRWGIAGSAAGTVLAQLGMAAVYSAIAARAARRERVSLRPGLDGVGRTASAGGWLLIRNASLRLAMLATVSVAARLGVHGLAAVQVALSLFSTMAFALDALAIAGQAMIGHALGSGDTGRVRAVTRRLIGWGSVGGAGLGILLAALAGVLAPVFTGDPRVQAIVPGLVLAMAAGIPLAGFVFVLDGVLLGAGDARYLAWTGVVDVAVYLPLLAWAAASGSPVALWFAFGLGYIGARAVTLGLRTLRWRWLPATPSSAPAGTRS from the coding sequence GTGCCCGCCCTCGGCGCCCTCGTCGCCGAGCCGCTCTTCCTCCTCACCGACACGGCGCTCGTCGGGCATCTCGGTGCGGCGCCCCTGGCCGGTCTCGGGGTGGCGAGCGTCGTCCTGCAGACCGCCCTGGGCCTGCTGATCTTCCTCGCCTACGCGACGACTCCCGCGGTGGCGAGGCGTCTCGGCGCCGGCGATCGCGCGGGGGCGATCCGGGCCGGGGTCGACGGGCTGTGGTTCGCCCTCGGGGTGGGCGCCGTGCTGCTCGTGGCGGGGCTCCTGACGGCCCGGCCCCTCGTCGACGCCTTCGACATCGACACCGCCGCCCGGGCCGAAGCCGTCACGTACCTGTCGATCTCGGTGCTCGGCCTGCCGTTCATGCTGCTCGTGGTCGCCGCGACCGGCCTTCTGCGCGGCCTTCAAGACACCCGCACGCCGCTGGTGGTGGCGACCGCCGGCTTCGCGGTGAACGCGGGCCTCAACGCGCTGCTCATCTACGGCTTCCGGTGGGGCATCGCAGGATCCGCAGCCGGCACCGTCCTCGCCCAGCTCGGCATGGCCGCCGTCTATTCGGCGATCGCCGCGAGAGCCGCGCGGCGCGAGAGGGTCTCGCTGCGCCCCGGCCTCGACGGCGTCGGGCGCACCGCCTCGGCGGGCGGATGGCTGCTGATCCGGAACGCGTCGCTGCGGCTGGCCATGCTCGCGACCGTGTCGGTGGCAGCGCGTCTCGGCGTCCACGGTCTCGCCGCGGTGCAGGTGGCGCTGTCGCTCTTCTCGACCATGGCGTTCGCGCTCGACGCGCTGGCGATCGCCGGGCAGGCGATGATCGGGCACGCGCTCGGTTCCGGCGATACTGGGCGGGTGCGGGCGGTCACCCGGCGGCTGATCGGGTGGGGGTCCGTGGGCGGCGCAGGCCTCGGGATCCTGCTGGCCGCGCTGGCGGGTGTACTGGCGCCTGTGTTCACCGGCGACCCCCGCGTGCAGGCGATCGTGCCGGGGCTCGTGCTGGCGATGGCGGCGGGGATCCCGCTGGCCGGTTTCGTGTTCGTGCTCGACGGAGTGCTGCTCGGGGCGGGCGACGCGCGCTATCTGGCCTGGACCGGGGTCGTCGACGTCGCCGTGTACCTGCCGCTGCTGGCGTGGGCCGCGGCATCGGGGTCGCCGGTCGCGCTGTGGTTCGCGTTCGGCCTCGGCTACATCGGGGCGCGCGCCGTCACGCTCGGGCTGCGGACCCTGCGCTGGCGCTGGCTGCCGGCGACGCCGTCGTCCGCCCCCGCCGGAACTCGCTCGTGA
- a CDS encoding substrate-binding domain-containing protein — MSGERPTLADVARRAGVSPSTASLALNDSGPVSAATRVRVEAAAQELGYAGPDPRARSLRRGRSGIVGVVLEDSLRDAFRDPMNVLMLDGIADVTGPAGNSLLLITERAGGPSSLVDAPIDAVVLFGCSPRVDDKVAVVRRRGLPIVSIEGEPADGVVDVGLDNREATRALAQHLRDLGHRDVALVTLELDRERRHRLLTPDLIGRATTYTAVERMKGAFEVFPEARGFATLGSTIDEGLVAGRELLADTAHRPTAIIGQSDLLATGVIRAAAELGLRVPDDLSVVGFDGVRVDDPAADGLTTMVQPAIAKGQAAGRAVLGLLAGEEVPSVSFTSEFRRGRTTASPAASASAGSAARA; from the coding sequence ATGAGCGGCGAACGTCCCACCCTGGCCGACGTCGCGCGCCGCGCCGGCGTCTCGCCGTCGACCGCTTCGCTGGCCCTCAACGACTCGGGCCCGGTCTCGGCGGCGACGCGCGTCAGGGTCGAGGCGGCGGCGCAGGAGCTCGGGTACGCCGGCCCCGACCCCCGCGCGCGGTCCCTGCGGCGAGGCCGCTCGGGCATCGTCGGAGTCGTGCTCGAAGACAGCCTCCGCGACGCCTTCCGCGACCCGATGAACGTGCTCATGCTCGATGGCATCGCCGACGTGACGGGGCCCGCCGGGAACTCTCTCCTGCTGATCACGGAGAGGGCCGGTGGCCCCTCGAGCCTGGTGGACGCCCCGATCGACGCCGTCGTGCTGTTCGGCTGCAGCCCGCGCGTCGACGACAAGGTCGCGGTGGTCCGCCGCCGCGGGCTGCCGATCGTCTCGATCGAGGGAGAGCCGGCCGACGGCGTCGTCGACGTCGGGCTCGACAACCGCGAGGCGACCAGGGCGCTGGCGCAGCACCTGCGCGACCTCGGGCACCGCGACGTGGCCCTCGTGACGCTGGAGCTCGATCGCGAGCGGCGCCACCGGCTCCTGACGCCCGACCTGATCGGGCGCGCGACGACCTACACGGCCGTCGAGCGGATGAAGGGCGCCTTCGAGGTGTTCCCCGAGGCGCGCGGCTTCGCGACGCTCGGCAGCACCATCGACGAGGGGCTCGTCGCCGGGCGCGAGCTGCTGGCCGACACCGCGCACCGGCCGACGGCGATCATCGGGCAGAGCGACCTGCTCGCCACCGGCGTGATCCGGGCGGCCGCCGAGCTGGGGCTGCGCGTGCCGGACGACCTGAGCGTCGTCGGCTTCGACGGCGTGCGCGTCGACGACCCCGCGGCCGACGGGCTGACGACAATGGTGCAGCCGGCGATCGCCAAGGGTCAGGCCGCCGGGCGTGCCGTCCTGGGGCTGCTCGCCGGCGAGGAGGTTCCGTCGGTGTCGTTCACGAGCGAGTTCCGGCGGGGGCGGACGACGGCGTCGCCGGCAGCCAGCGCCAGCGCAGGGTCCGCAGCCCGAGCGTGA
- a CDS encoding uracil-xanthine permease family protein: protein MALPWKLHGDGRSVDASTIVVPEERLSWPRTIGFGAQHVVAMFGATFLVPLITGFPPATTLFFSGIGTLLFLLITRNRLPSYLGSSFAFLAPIAAAEKVGGIPLALSGIIIVGLLLALVGLLVVVVGTRWIDALLPPVVSGAIVALIGFNLAPTAEANFAKAPVIALITLAAVVLSAVVFRGMLGRLSIFVGVVVGYVAAAIAGQVDFSEVAKAKWLGLPTFTAPSFDPSHLPIYLGFLPVVLALIAENVGHVKGVGQLTNRNLDDLTGRALLADGVSSLLAGLGGGSATTTYGENIGVMAATRVFSTAAYWVAGIIAILLGLSPKVGAIIFTVPDGVLGGVTTALYGLIGIIGVRIWVENKVDFSKPKNQLTAAVALVFGIANFTVALGGATFSGIVLGTVAAIVIYHVMNAIGRARGTS from the coding sequence ATGGCGCTGCCCTGGAAGCTGCACGGTGACGGACGATCGGTCGACGCGAGCACGATCGTCGTGCCCGAGGAACGCCTCAGCTGGCCGCGCACGATCGGCTTCGGCGCCCAGCACGTGGTCGCGATGTTCGGCGCGACCTTCCTCGTGCCGCTCATCACGGGCTTCCCGCCGGCCACGACGCTGTTCTTCTCGGGCATCGGCACGCTGCTCTTCCTGCTCATCACGCGCAACCGCCTGCCCAGCTACCTCGGGTCGTCGTTCGCGTTCCTCGCGCCGATCGCCGCGGCCGAGAAGGTGGGCGGCATCCCGCTCGCCCTGAGCGGCATCATCATCGTCGGGCTCCTGCTCGCCCTGGTCGGCCTTCTCGTGGTCGTCGTCGGCACGCGCTGGATCGACGCGCTGCTCCCCCCGGTCGTCAGCGGCGCGATCGTCGCGCTCATCGGCTTCAACCTCGCGCCGACGGCCGAGGCGAACTTCGCCAAGGCACCCGTCATCGCGCTCATCACGCTCGCGGCCGTCGTCCTGTCGGCGGTCGTGTTCCGCGGCATGCTGGGGCGCCTGTCGATCTTCGTCGGCGTCGTCGTCGGCTACGTGGCCGCCGCCATCGCCGGACAAGTCGATTTCTCGGAGGTCGCGAAGGCGAAGTGGCTCGGCCTCCCCACCTTCACCGCGCCGTCGTTCGACCCCTCGCACCTGCCGATCTACCTGGGCTTCCTGCCCGTCGTGCTCGCCCTCATCGCCGAGAACGTCGGCCACGTGAAGGGCGTCGGCCAGCTGACGAACCGCAATCTCGACGATCTCACCGGCCGCGCCCTGCTCGCCGACGGTGTGAGCTCGCTCCTCGCCGGTCTCGGCGGCGGCTCGGCGACCACGACCTACGGCGAGAACATCGGCGTGATGGCAGCGACCAGGGTCTTCTCGACCGCGGCCTACTGGGTGGCCGGCATCATCGCGATCCTGCTCGGACTGTCGCCCAAGGTCGGCGCGATCATCTTCACGGTGCCCGACGGCGTGCTCGGCGGCGTGACGACCGCCCTCTACGGTCTGATCGGCATCATCGGCGTGCGCATCTGGGTCGAGAACAAGGTGGACTTCTCGAAACCGAAGAACCAGCTCACCGCCGCCGTCGCACTCGTCTTCGGCATCGCGAACTTCACGGTGGCCCTCGGCGGCGCGACGTTCAGCGGCATCGTGCTCGGCACCGTCGCCGCGATCGTCATCTATCACGTGATGAACGCGATCGGGCGCGCGCGGGGCACCTCCTGA
- a CDS encoding CynX/NimT family MFS transporter, with protein MSGAAARAARSPIAWLLTLAIVLIALNLRGTIVAVAPVIGPITSDLGLSTVVAGLLTSIPVLCFAVASPLASAVIARLGAERAVTISLLGIVAGTLLRSAGSSAALIAGTVLIGVSITVGNVVVPVVIRRDFAPERVGIVTGIYTSALNVGSMITSLGTAPIAEATGWPIALVVWGAFAVIAGVVWCASVGVRSALLGAPTLGEGPQDLVTGPIEVITASIPVVRAAATDATETPERRSLFRRWSTWGLTLAFAGQAFGYYGLTAWIPTLLHSEVGLSAAGAGASSSVFQILAVVGALGVPVLALRWHPVWIIGLVGLLWLVMPLGLLFAPHLWLVWSLFGGVAQGGGITIVFIIIVRMATTDVEARRLSALVQGCGYALASLGPLVVGGVHGATGGWTAPMLVVFVSVLTLGVSGVLSARRLR; from the coding sequence GTGAGCGGGGCCGCGGCCCGGGCCGCCCGATCGCCGATCGCCTGGCTGCTCACGCTGGCGATCGTTCTCATCGCGCTGAACCTCCGCGGCACGATCGTCGCGGTCGCGCCGGTCATCGGCCCGATCACCTCCGATCTCGGCCTCTCGACCGTCGTCGCGGGTCTGCTCACGTCGATCCCCGTCCTCTGCTTCGCCGTCGCGAGCCCGCTCGCCTCGGCGGTGATCGCGCGCCTCGGCGCCGAGCGCGCGGTGACCATCAGCCTCCTCGGCATCGTCGCCGGCACCCTCCTGCGCTCGGCGGGCTCGTCGGCCGCGCTGATCGCCGGCACGGTGCTGATCGGCGTCTCGATCACGGTCGGCAACGTGGTGGTGCCGGTCGTCATCCGCCGCGACTTCGCCCCCGAGCGGGTCGGCATCGTCACCGGCATCTACACGTCGGCCCTCAACGTCGGGTCGATGATCACCTCGCTCGGCACGGCCCCGATCGCCGAGGCCACCGGCTGGCCGATCGCGCTGGTGGTCTGGGGCGCGTTCGCGGTGATCGCGGGCGTCGTCTGGTGCGCCTCCGTCGGCGTCCGCTCGGCCCTCCTGGGCGCGCCTACGCTGGGCGAGGGGCCGCAGGATCTCGTCACCGGCCCGATCGAGGTCATCACGGCCAGCATCCCCGTCGTCCGGGCGGCGGCCACCGACGCCACGGAGACGCCCGAGCGCCGGTCGCTGTTCCGCCGCTGGTCGACATGGGGCCTCACCCTCGCCTTCGCCGGGCAGGCATTCGGCTACTACGGCCTGACCGCGTGGATCCCGACGCTCCTGCACTCGGAGGTCGGGCTGTCGGCGGCCGGGGCGGGTGCCAGCTCGTCGGTCTTCCAGATCCTGGCGGTCGTCGGCGCCCTCGGCGTCCCCGTGCTGGCGCTCCGCTGGCATCCGGTGTGGATCATCGGGCTCGTCGGCCTGCTCTGGCTGGTCATGCCCCTCGGGCTCCTCTTCGCGCCGCACCTCTGGCTCGTGTGGTCGCTCTTCGGCGGTGTCGCCCAGGGCGGGGGCATCACGATCGTGTTCATCATCATCGTGAGGATGGCGACGACCGACGTCGAGGCTCGGCGCCTGTCGGCGCTGGTGCAAGGGTGCGGCTACGCGCTCGCGTCGCTCGGGCCGCTCGTGGTCGGCGGAGTCCACGGGGCGACCGGCGGCTGGACGGCCCCGATGCTCGTCGTGTTCGTCTCGGTGCTGACGCTGGGTGTGAGCGGCGTGCTGTCCGCTCGCCGCCTGCGCTAG
- a CDS encoding MFS transporter — MATSPSLDTRTYDGGLTRSQVVAWRNAVFVVFALSGLGISTWLGRVPSVRDILHASTLEMGYLAGGISVGSIIGVTTSSHLVARFGARRTVELAMCVVGLGMIGGGLAASLGGGFWGIIGFMAVFGYGNGTCDVAMNVSAAANERVLGRTIMPMFHASFSVGTMLGAALGAGAEAVGIPVGIHVPIVGAVIVVGTLLSARNFQSEELGHAPLEGDDVAAVSSWRSRLAVWAMPSTILIGLIVLGMAAAEGSANDWLALAMVDGYKVDNAAGTTIFFVFVTAITLARVAGSPLVDRFGRVPMLRASAVSAVVGLLLVIFSPALPLAIVGVVLWGFGAALGFPLGLSAAADDSRNAAARVGAVATIGYVAFLALPPLIGFLGEHFGLLRALLSVLVLIVVAGFASGAARERSRSRS, encoded by the coding sequence ATGGCGACCTCTCCCTCACTCGACACCCGCACCTACGACGGCGGCCTCACGCGCTCGCAGGTCGTCGCCTGGCGCAACGCCGTCTTCGTGGTCTTCGCACTGTCGGGCCTCGGCATCTCGACCTGGCTCGGACGCGTGCCCTCGGTGCGCGACATCCTGCACGCCTCCACGCTCGAGATGGGGTACCTCGCCGGCGGCATCAGCGTCGGCTCGATCATCGGCGTCACCACGTCGAGCCACCTCGTCGCCCGCTTCGGCGCGCGCCGCACGGTCGAGCTGGCGATGTGCGTGGTCGGCCTCGGCATGATCGGCGGCGGCCTGGCCGCGTCGCTCGGCGGCGGCTTCTGGGGCATCATCGGCTTCATGGCCGTCTTCGGCTACGGCAACGGCACCTGCGACGTCGCGATGAACGTCTCGGCCGCGGCCAACGAGCGCGTGCTGGGCCGCACGATCATGCCGATGTTCCACGCGTCGTTCAGCGTCGGCACGATGCTCGGGGCTGCGCTGGGCGCAGGAGCCGAGGCGGTCGGCATCCCGGTCGGCATCCACGTGCCGATCGTGGGCGCCGTGATCGTGGTGGGCACCCTGCTCTCCGCCCGCAACTTCCAGTCGGAGGAGCTCGGCCACGCGCCGCTCGAAGGCGACGACGTCGCCGCGGTGTCGTCCTGGCGGTCGCGCCTCGCCGTCTGGGCGATGCCGTCGACGATCCTCATCGGCCTCATCGTGCTCGGCATGGCGGCGGCCGAGGGCTCGGCGAACGACTGGCTGGCGCTGGCGATGGTCGACGGCTACAAGGTCGACAACGCCGCCGGCACCACGATCTTCTTCGTCTTCGTCACGGCGATCACGCTGGCCAGGGTCGCAGGATCCCCGCTCGTCGACCGCTTCGGCCGCGTCCCGATGCTCCGCGCGAGCGCCGTGTCGGCCGTGGTCGGCCTCCTCCTCGTCATCTTCTCCCCCGCGCTGCCCCTCGCCATCGTCGGCGTCGTGCTCTGGGGCTTCGGCGCGGCCCTCGGGTTCCCGCTGGGCCTCTCGGCGGCGGCCGACGATTCGCGCAACGCGGCCGCCCGGGTGGGTGCCGTCGCGACGATCGGCTACGTCGCCTTCCTCGCGCTGCCCCCGCTCATCGGCTTCCTCGGCGAGCACTTCGGCCTGCTCCGGGCTCTCCTCTCGGTGCTCGTGCTGATCGTCGTCGCGGGCTTCGCGTCGGGTGCCGCCCGCGAGCGCTCGCGGTCGCGCTCGTGA
- a CDS encoding HAD hydrolase-like protein: protein MTATPPYSVVLFDLDGTIADSAPGIVASLTETITELGLPLPSPAELLEWVGPPLPDSFTAKLGLTGDALEAAMKAHRARYFTKGALDSEVFPGMADILRRTHEAGIPSSLATSKPEAPATLMLDHFGLSQYLDVITGASADEVRSAKADVVEEALRRLTERGIDVSRPVLIGDRHHDVEGAAEHGVPVIFAEWGYGSRAEQAGAIAVATTPGDLVELLGLPAEPAA from the coding sequence ATGACCGCCACTCCGCCCTATTCCGTCGTGCTCTTCGACCTCGACGGCACCATCGCCGATTCGGCGCCGGGCATCGTCGCCTCCCTCACCGAGACCATCACCGAGCTCGGTCTGCCGCTTCCGAGCCCCGCCGAGCTGCTCGAGTGGGTCGGGCCGCCGCTGCCCGACAGCTTCACCGCGAAGCTCGGTCTCACCGGCGACGCCCTCGAGGCGGCGATGAAGGCGCACCGCGCCCGCTACTTCACGAAGGGCGCCCTCGACAGCGAGGTGTTCCCGGGCATGGCCGACATCCTGCGGCGCACCCACGAGGCGGGGATCCCGTCGTCGCTCGCGACCTCGAAGCCCGAGGCCCCCGCGACGCTCATGCTCGACCACTTCGGGCTGTCGCAGTACCTCGACGTCATCACCGGCGCCAGCGCCGACGAGGTGCGCAGTGCGAAGGCCGACGTCGTCGAGGAGGCCCTGCGCCGCCTGACGGAGCGCGGCATCGACGTCTCGCGCCCGGTCCTCATCGGCGACCGCCACCACGACGTCGAGGGTGCGGCCGAGCACGGCGTGCCCGTCATCTTCGCCGAGTGGGGCTATGGCAGTCGCGCCGAGCAGGCGGGGGCCATCGCGGTGGCGACGACCCCGGGCGACCTGGTCGAGCTCCTGGGCCTGCCCGCCGAACCCGCGGCGTGA
- a CDS encoding SDR family oxidoreductase: MTTPTIAVTGATGNIGGAVARGLAGAGIAQTLVVRDAGRAPRLEQARVAEAVYGDREATLRALAGCRLLLMVSAAEAPDRLAQHEAFVDAAAEAGVEHIVYTSFVGAAPDAIFTLARDHWATEQRIRDSGMAFTILRDSFYLDFVPELVGDDGVIRGPAGDGRMAAVARADVAAVATAVLQDPKASAGQTYDLTGPAAFSLAEAADTITRLTGRTVTFHDETLDEAYESRQRWNPEPWQADAWVSTYTSIASGELERVSPDVERITGRPPLSLEQLLG; encoded by the coding sequence ATGACGACTCCGACGATCGCGGTGACGGGTGCGACGGGCAACATCGGCGGCGCAGTGGCGCGGGGGCTGGCAGGCGCCGGCATCGCGCAGACACTGGTCGTGCGCGACGCCGGGCGGGCACCCCGGCTCGAGCAGGCGAGGGTGGCCGAGGCCGTGTACGGCGACCGCGAGGCGACGCTGCGGGCTCTCGCCGGGTGCCGGCTCCTGCTGATGGTGTCGGCCGCCGAGGCACCCGATCGTCTGGCCCAGCACGAGGCGTTCGTCGACGCCGCGGCCGAGGCGGGCGTCGAGCACATCGTCTACACCTCGTTCGTCGGCGCCGCCCCCGACGCGATCTTCACGCTGGCCCGCGACCACTGGGCGACAGAGCAGCGGATCCGCGACAGCGGCATGGCCTTCACGATCCTGCGCGACAGCTTCTACCTCGACTTCGTGCCCGAGCTCGTGGGCGACGACGGTGTGATCCGCGGCCCGGCGGGCGACGGTCGCATGGCGGCGGTCGCGCGCGCCGATGTCGCCGCGGTGGCTACGGCGGTGCTGCAGGATCCGAAAGCCTCCGCGGGGCAGACCTACGACCTGACCGGCCCCGCCGCCTTCTCCCTCGCCGAGGCGGCCGACACGATCACGCGTCTGACCGGCCGCACGGTGACGTTCCACGACGAGACCCTCGACGAGGCCTACGAGTCGCGGCAGCGGTGGAACCCGGAGCCGTGGCAGGCCGACGCCTGGGTCTCGACCTACACGTCGATCGCGTCGGGCGAGCTCGAGCGGGTGTCGCCCGACGTCGAGCGCATCACGGGGCGGCCGCCGCTGTCGCTGGAGCAGCTGCTCGGCTGA
- the nucS gene encoding endonuclease NucS produces MRLVIAKCSVDYAGRLSAHLPLANRLLMVKSDGSLLVHSDGGSYKPLNWMSPPCTITMDEPSDEQRDAGIVEVWKVTQKKTDDILVVSIHEILHDSAHELGVDPGLQKDGVEAHLQKLMAEQIEVLGEGHTLVRREYMTAIGPVDILARDAAGAAVAVEIKRRGDIDGVEQLTRYLELMNRDPHLKPVSGVFAAQEIKPQARTLAEDRGIRCLILDYDALRGLDDSESRLF; encoded by the coding sequence GTGCGTCTCGTCATTGCGAAGTGCTCGGTGGACTACGCCGGCCGCCTCTCCGCCCACCTCCCGCTCGCCAACCGCCTGCTGATGGTGAAGAGCGACGGCAGCCTCCTCGTGCACTCCGACGGCGGCAGCTACAAGCCGCTCAACTGGATGAGCCCGCCGTGCACGATCACGATGGACGAGCCCTCCGACGAGCAGCGCGACGCCGGCATCGTCGAGGTGTGGAAGGTGACGCAGAAGAAGACGGACGACATCCTCGTCGTCTCGATCCACGAGATCCTGCACGACTCCGCTCACGAGCTCGGCGTCGACCCCGGCCTCCAGAAGGACGGCGTCGAGGCCCACCTGCAGAAGCTGATGGCCGAGCAGATCGAGGTGCTCGGCGAGGGGCACACCCTCGTGCGCCGCGAGTACATGACCGCGATCGGCCCCGTGGACATCCTGGCCCGCGACGCGGCCGGGGCGGCCGTGGCCGTGGAGATCAAGCGCCGCGGCGACATCGACGGCGTCGAGCAACTCACGCGCTACCTCGAGCTGATGAACCGCGACCCGCACCTCAAGCCGGTCTCCGGAGTCTTCGCCGCCCAGGAGATCAAGCCGCAGGCACGCACTCTCGCCGAGGATCGCGGCATCCGCTGCCTGATCCTCGACTACGACGCCCTGCGCGGGCTGGACGACAGCGAGTCCCGCCTCTTCTGA